In Dyadobacter sp. CECT 9275, the following proteins share a genomic window:
- a CDS encoding DEAD/DEAH box helicase, whose amino-acid sequence MTFEDLNLTKPLLNALADLGYTTPTTIQQKVFSVTMSGQDVCGIAQTGTGKTFAYLLPSLRQLQFSKERLPQLLIIVPTRELVVQVMEETKKLSAYMTVETVGVYGGGNIKIQMAEVKNGADIIVATPGRLVDLIMNGSLKVKAVKKLIIDEVDEMLNLGFRAQLTNILDLIPQRRQNLLFSATITQHVELLMKTYFNNPVRVEAAPAGTPLENIEQRAYLVPNFYTKVNLLDLLLEENEDMTKVLVFTATKKLADQLFAQMEVAYLNKVGVIHSNKEQNNRFNTVRQFQEGNFRIIIATDIIARGLDVAEVSHVINFDIPETPENYIHRIGRTGRADKRGIAISFITEAEKEFRDNIEELMNYQIPELPLPENLKISEVLTEDEQPKIFMKSIEPKRPKPEDVGPAFHEKKAKNQKVNVRRNHAEEKMRKYGRPIKRSGKK is encoded by the coding sequence ATGACTTTTGAAGACCTCAACCTGACCAAACCACTGCTCAATGCACTTGCGGATTTAGGTTATACCACACCCACTACCATACAGCAAAAAGTATTTTCTGTGACTATGTCCGGACAGGATGTTTGCGGCATTGCCCAAACCGGAACCGGCAAAACATTTGCCTATCTGCTGCCTTCATTGCGCCAGCTTCAGTTTTCCAAAGAAAGGTTGCCACAGCTGCTGATCATTGTCCCCACACGGGAACTCGTGGTGCAGGTGATGGAAGAGACAAAAAAACTCAGCGCTTACATGACCGTGGAAACGGTGGGGGTTTACGGCGGAGGGAATATCAAAATTCAGATGGCCGAAGTGAAAAACGGCGCCGATATTATTGTTGCCACACCCGGGCGCCTGGTGGATCTCATCATGAACGGCTCCCTTAAAGTGAAAGCTGTTAAAAAACTGATTATTGATGAAGTGGACGAAATGCTGAACCTGGGTTTTAGGGCACAGCTTACCAATATACTGGACCTGATCCCTCAGCGTCGGCAGAATCTGCTGTTTTCTGCCACCATTACCCAGCATGTGGAGCTGCTCATGAAAACCTATTTCAACAATCCCGTGCGGGTGGAGGCGGCTCCAGCCGGTACCCCCTTGGAAAACATTGAACAGAGAGCCTATCTGGTGCCTAATTTTTATACAAAGGTAAATCTGCTGGATCTGTTGCTGGAAGAAAACGAGGATATGACCAAAGTCCTCGTATTTACCGCCACAAAAAAGCTGGCCGACCAGCTTTTTGCACAAATGGAGGTGGCATACCTGAACAAAGTGGGCGTAATACATTCCAACAAGGAACAAAACAACAGATTCAATACCGTCAGGCAGTTTCAGGAAGGAAATTTCAGGATCATTATTGCAACCGATATCATTGCCCGCGGACTGGATGTGGCAGAGGTATCCCACGTGATCAACTTTGACATTCCCGAAACACCTGAAAATTATATTCACAGGATCGGAAGAACAGGACGTGCTGATAAAAGAGGCATTGCCATTTCATTTATTACCGAAGCGGAAAAAGAATTCAGGGATAATATTGAAGAGTTGATGAATTACCAGATTCCTGAACTGCCATTACCCGAAAATCTGAAAATTTCAGAAGTGCTTACTGAAGATGAACAGCCGAAGATTTTCATGAAGTCGATTGAGCCGAAAAGGCCGAAACCGGAAGATGTGGGGCCCGCCTTCCATGAAAAAAAAGCAAAGAATCAGAAAGTAAACGTCCGCCGCAACCACGCCGAAGAAAAAATGAGAAAGTACGGCCGGCCGATCAAACGATCTGGGAAAAAATAA
- a CDS encoding porin family protein, with protein MKNSIILLITGLLIASQLHAQENVSIGPIAGVSIANFRGDISNNNWKPGLTVGGFYNYSSRSGFGFSGQLLYTQLGAKVNNKTNEVNLHYIQVPLLATFFFGKYGDRLRPKLFLGPNANFLLAATDKDGKNINGERNDPVYNPFDLGLTFGGGLNYQLQNKIWLNLDARYGLGLLDVSRIPNNRVYNHNWGINVGLSFPLGTYNSRTGKLRTR; from the coding sequence ATGAAAAATAGCATTATTTTATTAATCACAGGCCTTTTAATTGCCTCACAGTTACACGCCCAGGAGAATGTCTCGATAGGCCCGATCGCGGGAGTTTCAATCGCTAATTTTCGGGGAGATATCTCCAATAACAACTGGAAACCCGGACTAACCGTCGGCGGATTCTATAACTACAGCTCCCGGAGCGGATTTGGTTTCAGCGGCCAGCTCCTGTACACACAGCTCGGCGCAAAGGTTAACAATAAAACCAACGAAGTAAACCTGCACTATATTCAGGTACCTCTTCTGGCTACCTTCTTTTTTGGTAAGTACGGAGACCGTCTTCGACCCAAATTGTTTCTTGGCCCCAATGCCAATTTCCTTCTTGCCGCTACTGATAAGGATGGCAAGAATATTAATGGAGAAAGGAACGATCCTGTTTACAACCCTTTTGACCTTGGCCTCACCTTTGGCGGCGGACTTAATTACCAGCTCCAGAATAAGATCTGGCTCAATCTGGACGCCCGGTACGGACTTGGCCTACTGGACGTAAGCCGCATCCCCAATAACAGAGTTTACAATCATAATTGGGGTATTAACGTGGGGTTGAGCTTCCCGCTGGGAACTTACAACAGCAGAACAGGTAAGCTAAGAACAAGATGA